A portion of the Osmerus mordax isolate fOsmMor3 chromosome 22, fOsmMor3.pri, whole genome shotgun sequence genome contains these proteins:
- the LOC136966446 gene encoding LOW QUALITY PROTEIN: protocadherin-20-like (The sequence of the model RefSeq protein was modified relative to this genomic sequence to represent the inferred CDS: deleted 1 base in 1 codon) has product MSLEEVGARGFDRWEDRHHEGADSQRDRLKAEQRSGLRGGRGGKLEGGRTERETDGRTDGGRRERGRIRERLRGPGEGSQAKELLYKIKEVLPRGTLIGAVGRDLNLDFNVDPPLLFNLPQKMNSEQYVHLNSTTGELYTSGTEIDREALCPDSGPGRYAADCILALDVFVLPQQHFQLVKVKILVEDVNDNRPRFPVDEIRVSVPENAPVNSRYAVEQSAVDPDLGLHGVQTYWLVNDFGVFTLDVEENEGGELTPFLIVTEELDRETQGEYVTDIIAEDGGSPPLLGMAALRIVIGDVNDNCPQFTESQVNVTVFGNATKGTPLTRLHAFDPDLGANAAVTYAYSDRVPGDTRTLFHLDVATGVVRLAGKIDASTGKFYKLSVLAKGPGCIPAVATVTIHVVRVATGPPVVVPRYIAAEKDGVVSVKESEPPFTPIAFFTVKNAEQRQKVDCHLEGSGPFRLSPYKLFKNEYLLETTEALDYEQRRDYELTVVAKNSRGLVIKTSVRVRVLDENDNAPVFQQGLVEVSVEENNPPNTFLTQLQASDQDSEARGEVIYLLGSDAPSIFLVDRATGVLTVTTSLDREEKEKYRFTVRAVDRGAPRRESIATVIITVQDRNDNSPRFINKDFTFFVPENFPGFGEIGVLSVTDPDAGENGWVALSILNGSDVFVIDTGRAALRARTPLDREQQGTYYLWIEAADGGEPSLSCVAMVTVLLLDVNDNPPVVLFPQSNQSYMLVLPSTLPGTSITEVYAVDKDTGMNAVIAYSIIRRKGGEPGSFDIDPDTGNITLRRELSDRGLYSLLVKVSDHGQPEPLHSTVVVNLFVNETVSNESYVQSLLTRESEIEVEEKPWFVGQLTERQDRTETFPCLPLLIALATTCLGLFSMVVMLLSYICCSKLKKHRKKQREVRIPLKMNGDIHAVDRKLMEISNI; this is encoded by the exons ATGTCTCTCGAGGAGGTCGGGGCGAGGGGCTTCGACCGCTGGGAGGACAGGCATCATGAGGGCGCTGACTCCCAAAGAGACCGGCTGAAGGCGGAGCAGAGGAGCGGGCTGCGAGGTGGCAGAGGTGGGAAGCTGGAAggggggagaacagagagagagacggacggacggacggacggagggaggagagaaagagggagaatacGAGAGAGGCTGCGCGGGCCCGGCGAAGGCAG ccAAGCGAAAGAGCTCCTCTATAAAATAAAGGAAGTATTACCCAGGGGGACTCTCATAGGGGCTGTCGGCAGGGACTTAAACTTGGATTTCAACGTTGATCCCCCACTTTTATTCAATCTGCCACAAAAGATGAACAGTGAGCAGTACGTCCATCTGAACAGCACCACAGGGGAGCTGTATACATCTGGCACGGAGATCGACAGGGAGGCTCTGTGTCCGGACTCGGGCCCAGGACGCTACGCTGCGGACTGTATCCTGGCCCTCGACGTGTTCGTCCTCCCTCAGCAGCACTTTCAGCTGGTCAAGGTCAAAATCCTGGTGGAGGATGTCAACGACAACCGGCCCCGTTTCCCGGTGGACGAGATCCGTGTGTCGGTCCCGGAGAACGCCCCGGTGAACTCGCGCTACGCCGTGGAGCAGTCGGCCGTGGACCCGGACCTGGGGCTCCACGGGGTTCAGACCTACTGGCTGGTCAACGACTTTGGCGTGTTCACGCTGGACGTGGAGGAGAACGAGGGCGGCGAGCTGACCCCCTTCCTCATCGTGACGGAGGAGCTGGACAGGGAGACGCAGGGCGAGTACGTGACGGACATCATCGCCGAGGACGGCGGCAGCCCGCCTCTCCTGGGCATGGCCGCGCTCCGCATCGTCATCGGCGACGTCAACGACAACTGCCCCCAGTTCACCGAGTCCCAAGTCAACGTCACCGTGTTCGGGAACGCCACCAAAGGGACGCCGCTGACACGCCTCCATGCGTTCGATCCCGACCTGGGCGCCAACGCCGCCGTCACCTACGCCTACAGCGACCGCGTGCCCGGGGATACGAGGACCCTGTTCCATCTGGACGTGGCCACGGGGGTCGTCAGGCTGGCGGGGAAGATCGACGCCAGCACCGGGAAGTTCTACAAGCTCTCCGTCCTCGCCAAGGGCCCCGGCTGCATCCCTGCCGTCGCCACGGTGACCATCCACGTGGTCCGGGTGGCGACGGGACCCCCGGTGGTCGTGCCGCGCTACATCGCGGCGGAAAAAGACGGCGTGGTGTCCGTGAAAGAGTCGGAGCCGCCCTTCACACCCATCGCGTTCTTCACAGTGAAGAACGCGGAGCAGAGGCAGAAGGTGGACTGCCACCTGGAGGGCTCGGGCCCATTCAGACTGAGCCCCTACAAGCTGTTCAAGAACGAGTACCTCCTGGAGACCACGGAGGCCCTGGACTATGAACAGAGACGGGACTACGAGTTGACCGTGGTGGCTAAGAACTCCCGCGGCCTGGTCATCAAGACCTCGGTCCGCGTGCGGGTCCTGGATGAAAACGACAACGCTCCGGTGTTCCAGCagggtctggtggaggtgtCGGTGGAGGAGAACAACCCGCCCAACACCTTCCTTACCCAGCTGCAGGCGAGCGACCAGGACAGCGAGGCCCGCGGCGAGGTCATCTACCTCCTGGGCTCGGacgctccctccatcttcctggTGGACCGGGCGACCGGCGTTTTAACGGTGACCACGTCCCTCGaccgggaggagaaggagaagtacCGCTTCACGGTGCGGGCGGTGGACCGAGGGGCTCCCAGGAGGGAGTCCATCGCCACGGTGATCATCACCGTGCAGGACCGCAACGACAACAGCCCGCGCTTCATCAACAAGGACTTCACCTTCTTCGTGCCGGAGAACTTCCCCGGGTTCGGGGAGATCGGCGTCCTGTCCGTGACGGACCCGGACGCG GGGGAGAACGGCTGGGTGGCGCTGTCCATCCTCAACGGCAGCGACGTCTTCGTCATCGACACGGGCCGCGCCGCCCTGAGGGCGAGGACGCCGCTGGACCGCGAGCAGCAGGGCACCTACTACCTGTGGATCGAGGCGGCGGACGGGGGcgagccctccctctcctgcgtcGCCATGGTGACGGTGCTCCTCCTGGACGTGAACGACAACCCCCCCGTCGTCCTGTTCCCCCAGTCCAACCAGTCGTACATGCTGGTGCTGCCCAGCACGCTGCCCGGCACTTCCATCACCGAGGTGTACGCCGTGGACAAGGACACGGGCATGAACGCCGTCATCGCCTACAGCATCATCAGGAGGAAAGGAGGTGAGCCGGGCTCGTTCGACATCGACCCGGACACAGGAAACATCACCCTGAGGAGGGAGCTGAGCGACCGCGGCCTCTACAGCCTCCTGGTGAAGGTCAGCGACCACGGGCAGCCCGAGCCTCTCCACTCCACGGTCGTGGTCAACCTGTTTGTCAACGAAACGGTCAGCAACGAGAGCTACGTCCAGAGCCTGCTGACCAGGGAGTCGGAGatcgaggtggaggagaagccgTGGTTCGTGGGCCAGCTCACCGAGAGGCAGGACAGGACGGAGACGTTCCCGTGCCTCCCGCTCCTCATCGCCCTGGCGACCACCTGCCTGGGACTGTTCTCCATGGTGGTCATGTTGCTGTCGTACATCTGCTGCAGCAAGCTGAAGAAGCACCGCAAGAAGCAGAGGGAAGTGAGGATCCCTCTGAAGATGAACGGGGATATCCACGCGGTGGACAGAAAACTCATGGAGATCTCAAACATTTGA